One genomic region from Rothia dentocariosa ATCC 17931 encodes:
- a CDS encoding GNAT family N-acetyltransferase yields MTIPWLPATQTAHNPQAVARILKTLPEWFGREESNAEYIHDAERLETWTVTHPETHEIVGIMLIVQHYPVEAEIHLLAVDAAFHRYGIGTSLINAFEEEARNRGIRLIQVKTLGESFFNEPYQRTRNFYKAVGFLPLEETDLWGEDTPCLIMVKAI; encoded by the coding sequence ATGACTATCCCCTGGCTCCCTGCAACTCAAACCGCTCATAACCCTCAAGCGGTGGCACGTATCCTCAAGACCCTGCCTGAATGGTTTGGACGTGAAGAGTCCAATGCAGAATACATACATGATGCTGAACGACTGGAAACGTGGACGGTAACTCATCCAGAAACCCACGAAATTGTGGGTATCATGCTTATCGTCCAGCACTACCCGGTTGAGGCAGAAATTCATTTGCTGGCAGTAGATGCTGCCTTTCACAGATACGGAATTGGTACTTCCCTAATAAATGCATTCGAAGAAGAGGCACGTAACCGTGGTATCAGGCTGATACAGGTAAAGACGCTTGGAGAATCTTTTTTCAACGAACCGTACCAACGCACCCGAAATTTCTATAAAGCTGTAGGGTTTTTGCCTCTTGAAGAGACAGACCTGTGGGGCGAAGATACTCCCTGTCTGATTATGGTAAAAGCAATCTAA